A single region of the Eulemur rufifrons isolate Redbay chromosome 8, OSU_ERuf_1, whole genome shotgun sequence genome encodes:
- the FNDC5 gene encoding fibronectin type III domain-containing protein 5 isoform X1 has protein sequence MHPEPPSAWPPRARAALRLWLGCVCFALVQADSPSAPVNVTVRHLKANSAVVSWDVLEDEVVIGFAISQQKKDVRMLRFIQEVNTTTRSCALWDLEEDTEYIVHVQAISIQGQSPASEPVLFKTPREAEKMASKNKDEVTMKEMGRNQQLRTGEVLIIVVVLFMWAGVIALFCRQYDIIKDNEPNNNKEKTKSASETSTPEHQGGGLLRSKFPNKPSVNIIEA, from the exons ATGCACCCCGAGCCGCCGAGCGCCTGgccgccccgcgcccgcgccgcgctcCGCCTGTGGCTGGGCTGCGTCTGCTTCGCACTGGTGCAGGCGG acAGTCCCTCCGCCCCAGTGAACGTCACTGTCAGGCACCTCAAGGCCAACTCTGCAGTGGTGAGCTGGGACGTCTTGGAGGATGAAGTTGTCATCGGATTTGCCATCTCTCAGCAG AAGAAGGATGTGCGGATGCTGCGCTTCATCCAGGAGGTGAACACCACCACGCGCTCGTGCGCCCTCTGGGACCTGGAGGAGGACACGGAGTACATCGTGCATGTGCAGGCCATCTCCATTCAGGGCCAGAGCCCGGCTAGCGAGCCTGTGCTCTTCAAGACTCCACGTGAGGCGGAGAAGATGGCCTCCAAGAACAAAG ATGAGGTAACCATGAAGGAGATGGGGAGGAACCAACAGCTGCGGACGGGCGAGGTGCTGATCATTGTCGTGGTCCTGTTCATGTGGGCAG GTGTCATTGCCCTCTTCTGCCGCCAGTATGACATTATCAAGGACAACGAACCCAATAACAACAAGGAAAAAACCAAGAGCGCATCAGAAACCAGCACACCAGAGCACCAGGGCGGGGGTCTTCTCCGCAGCAAG TTTCCAAACAAGCCCTCAGTGAACATCATTGAAGCGTGA
- the FNDC5 gene encoding fibronectin type III domain-containing protein 5 isoform X3 translates to MHPEPPSAWPPRARAALRLWLGCVCFALVQADSPSAPVNVTVRHLKANSAVVSWDVLEDEVVIGFAISQQKKDVRMLRFIQEVNTTTRSCALWDLEEDTEYIVHVQAISIQGQSPASEPVLFKTPREAEKMASKNKDEVTMKEMGRNQQLRTGEVLIIVVVLFMWAGVIALFCRQYDIIKDNEPNNNKEKTKSASETSTPEHQGGGLLRSKI, encoded by the exons ATGCACCCCGAGCCGCCGAGCGCCTGgccgccccgcgcccgcgccgcgctcCGCCTGTGGCTGGGCTGCGTCTGCTTCGCACTGGTGCAGGCGG acAGTCCCTCCGCCCCAGTGAACGTCACTGTCAGGCACCTCAAGGCCAACTCTGCAGTGGTGAGCTGGGACGTCTTGGAGGATGAAGTTGTCATCGGATTTGCCATCTCTCAGCAG AAGAAGGATGTGCGGATGCTGCGCTTCATCCAGGAGGTGAACACCACCACGCGCTCGTGCGCCCTCTGGGACCTGGAGGAGGACACGGAGTACATCGTGCATGTGCAGGCCATCTCCATTCAGGGCCAGAGCCCGGCTAGCGAGCCTGTGCTCTTCAAGACTCCACGTGAGGCGGAGAAGATGGCCTCCAAGAACAAAG ATGAGGTAACCATGAAGGAGATGGGGAGGAACCAACAGCTGCGGACGGGCGAGGTGCTGATCATTGTCGTGGTCCTGTTCATGTGGGCAG GTGTCATTGCCCTCTTCTGCCGCCAGTATGACATTATCAAGGACAACGAACCCAATAACAACAAGGAAAAAACCAAGAGCGCATCAGAAACCAGCACACCAGAGCACCAGGGCGGGGGTCTTCTCCGCAGCAAG aTATGA
- the FNDC5 gene encoding fibronectin type III domain-containing protein 5 isoform X2: protein MHPEPPSAWPPRARAALRLWLGCVCFALVQADSPSAPVNVTVRHLKANSAVVSWDVLEDEVVIGFAISQQKKDVRMLRFIQEVNTTTRSCALWDLEEDTEYIVHVQAISIQGQSPASEPVLFKTPREAEKMASKNKDEVTMKEMGRNQQLRTGEVLIIVVVLFMWAGVIALFCRQYDIIKDNEPNNNKEKTKSASETSTPEHQGGGLLRSKSDEGG from the exons ATGCACCCCGAGCCGCCGAGCGCCTGgccgccccgcgcccgcgccgcgctcCGCCTGTGGCTGGGCTGCGTCTGCTTCGCACTGGTGCAGGCGG acAGTCCCTCCGCCCCAGTGAACGTCACTGTCAGGCACCTCAAGGCCAACTCTGCAGTGGTGAGCTGGGACGTCTTGGAGGATGAAGTTGTCATCGGATTTGCCATCTCTCAGCAG AAGAAGGATGTGCGGATGCTGCGCTTCATCCAGGAGGTGAACACCACCACGCGCTCGTGCGCCCTCTGGGACCTGGAGGAGGACACGGAGTACATCGTGCATGTGCAGGCCATCTCCATTCAGGGCCAGAGCCCGGCTAGCGAGCCTGTGCTCTTCAAGACTCCACGTGAGGCGGAGAAGATGGCCTCCAAGAACAAAG ATGAGGTAACCATGAAGGAGATGGGGAGGAACCAACAGCTGCGGACGGGCGAGGTGCTGATCATTGTCGTGGTCCTGTTCATGTGGGCAG GTGTCATTGCCCTCTTCTGCCGCCAGTATGACATTATCAAGGACAACGAACCCAATAACAACAAGGAAAAAACCAAGAGCGCATCAGAAACCAGCACACCAGAGCACCAGGGCGGGGGTCTTCTCCGCAGCAAG TCTGATGAAGGAGGCTGA